CATGCTTTCCGGTGGTATGAAGCGTCGTCTGATGATTGCTCGAGCGCTGATGCATCGCCCCAAACTGCTGATTCTCGACGAGCCGACTGCGGGTGTGGATATCGAGTTGCGTCGCAGCATGTGGGACTACATGCGTCGCATCAATCGTGATGAAGGCACCACCATTATCCTTACCACGCACTATCTCGAGGAGGCCGAGAGCCTCTGTCGGCATATCGGCATCATCAATCTGGGTGAGATCGTGCGTGATACCAGTGTACGTGAGCTGCTGGCTGAGCTGGATACCGAGACGTTCCTGCTCGATCTGGCAGAACCTCTGAGCCATGTGCCGAAGATCGATGGGTTCGAGGTCAAGCGAGTCGACGACACTCAGCTGTCGGTAATGGTACATCGCGGGCAACGGCTCAATGATGTGTTCGATGTACTGGGACGTGAAGGTGTGCAGGTGGTGTCAATGCGCAACCGCGCCAACCGCCTGGAGGAGATGTTCGTGTCGATGGTCGAGAAGGGCAATGCCCAACAGGCACAGGCCGATAACAGGGAGCTGCGTGGATGAACCCTAGTCAGATAGCGATTGCCCTGTGGACCCTGGTGGTCAAGGAGATCAAACGATTCACGCGGATCTGGCCGCAGACGCTGTTGCCACCTTCGATCACCATGACGATGTATTTCATCATCTTCGGTAATCTGATCGGCTCGCGGATCGGGGAGATGGATGGCTACAGTTATATGGACTTCATTGTTCCGGGCCTGATCATGATGTCGGTGATCACCAATAGCTACTCCAATGTTGCCTCGTCGTTCTTCTCCAACAAGTTCCAGCGCAGTATTGAAGAGATGATGGTCTCGCCGATGCCCAACTGGGTGATTCTGGCTGGCTTTGTGCTTGGTGGTATGGCGCGTGGTCTGGGTGTCGGCGTCATTGTCACTGGAGTGTCGCTGTTCTTCACTCGCATCGACGTCGCGCACCCACTGTTGACGTTGGTCGTGGTAGTGCTGACGGCAGCGTTGTTTGCCCTCGGCGGGTTCATCAACGCATTGCTCGGCAAGAAGTTTGATGACATCTCGATTGTCCCGACCTTTGTGCTGACGCCGCTCACATACCTGGGTGGAGTGTTCTACTCCATCTCGCTGCTGCCGGCGTTCTGGCAGGGTGCCTCGATGCTCAACCCGATCCTGTATATGGTCAATGTGTTCCGCTACGGTTTCCTGGGGGTATCCGATATACCCGTCGGCTGGGCGCTGACGGCGATCATGGGCTTTATCGTTGCGCTGTTCGCGGTAGCATTGTGGATGCTCGAGAATGGCAAGGGTATTCGTAGCTGAGCCGTATCGTAGATGGTCCTTGAGCCAGTAGATGGTCCTTGAGCCAGTAGATGGTCCTTGAGCTGGTAGATGGTCCTTGAGCTGGTAGATGGTCCTTGAACAGGTAGACGGCTGTAAAGTTGGCCGAGGAATGATGATATGAGTGAGTTATCCACACCCGGTCAGCGGCCGGAGACTCTGGAGCATGCGCCGCTGGGGCGTGAGTCGAATTATCCTGAGCACTATGATCCGAGCCTGCTGTTTCCGATTGCACGTGCTGCCAACCGCGCACCTCTGGGCATCGAGGAGAGCCGGTTGCCGTTCGTTGGTGAAGATGAATGGCATGCCTTCGAGCTTTCCTGGTTGAACCGCAAGGGCAAGCCGATCGTCGCCGTGGCGCGCTTTCGCTTGCCTGCCGAGTCACCGAACCTGATCGAGTCGAAGTCATGGAAGCTGTATCTCAACAGCTTCAATCAGACGCATTTCGACGATCATGCAGCAGTGGCCCAGACACTGACCGCAGACCTGTCCAAGGCGGCGGGGGCTGAGGTCAAGGTCGAGCTGTTGGCGGTCGATGATGCTGAGCTGATGCCGCGCCCGCTGCCTGGCGAATGTATCGATGATCTGGACATCGACGTCCGTAGCTATACGCCCAGCAGTGACCATCTTGCCGTCGGCGACGAGGTTGTTGAGGAGACCTTGACCTCGCACTTGCTCAAGTCCAACTGCCCGGTGACTGGTCAGCCGGATTGGGGCAGTGTGATGATTCGCTACCGTGGCCCGCGGCTCGATCGCGAGGGCCTGTTGCGTTATATCATCGGCTATCGTCAGCATCAGGACTTCCATGAGCATTGTGTGGAGCACATCTTTACCGATTTGATGCAGCGGGCCAGACCGGAGCGACTGCTGGTCATGGCGCGCTACGTGCGTCGCGGTGGGCTCGACATCAGCCCCTGGCGCGCAACTCCGGGTGAGGAGCCGCCGCTGCCGTTGCGCCTGGCACGACAGTAGTTGAGCGCTTTGATAGGGTGCTGTCATGGGGCGTATAGCCGGTAGAGCGCCCTGACTGTAATCGAGTTGCCGAGGATGGAGACAACAATGGATGCCATAACGCTACTGCATGAACGCAGTTCCATGGGCAAGCTGACCGGCCCTGCGCCTGATCAGGAGCAGCTCGAGACGCTATACAAGGCAGCCCTTCGCGCGCCGGATCACAAGGAACTGCGCCCCTGGCGCTTTATCGAGTTTGTCGGTGAAGGGTTGGATCGCCTTGGCGAGC
This Halomonas huangheensis DNA region includes the following protein-coding sequences:
- a CDS encoding ABC transporter permease, giving the protein MNPSQIAIALWTLVVKEIKRFTRIWPQTLLPPSITMTMYFIIFGNLIGSRIGEMDGYSYMDFIVPGLIMMSVITNSYSNVASSFFSNKFQRSIEEMMVSPMPNWVILAGFVLGGMARGLGVGVIVTGVSLFFTRIDVAHPLLTLVVVVLTAALFALGGFINALLGKKFDDISIVPTFVLTPLTYLGGVFYSISLLPAFWQGASMLNPILYMVNVFRYGFLGVSDIPVGWALTAIMGFIVALFAVALWMLENGKGIRS
- the queF gene encoding NADPH-dependent 7-cyano-7-deazaguanine reductase QueF (Catalyzes the NADPH-dependent reduction of 7-cyano-7-deazaguanine (preQ0) to 7-aminomethyl-7-deazaguanine (preQ1) in queuosine biosynthesis), which produces MSELSTPGQRPETLEHAPLGRESNYPEHYDPSLLFPIARAANRAPLGIEESRLPFVGEDEWHAFELSWLNRKGKPIVAVARFRLPAESPNLIESKSWKLYLNSFNQTHFDDHAAVAQTLTADLSKAAGAEVKVELLAVDDAELMPRPLPGECIDDLDIDVRSYTPSSDHLAVGDEVVEETLTSHLLKSNCPVTGQPDWGSVMIRYRGPRLDREGLLRYIIGYRQHQDFHEHCVEHIFTDLMQRARPERLLVMARYVRRGGLDISPWRATPGEEPPLPLRLARQ
- a CDS encoding ABC transporter ATP-binding protein, which gives rise to MAEPALSIRGLTKVYGNGFQALKGIDLDVQQGDFYALLGPNGAGKSTTLGVVCSLVQKTAGKVKIFGIDIDEDFARAKYHLGVVPQEFNFNQFENVLDIVLAQAGYYGMPRSEALPRAESLLRDLSLWDKRNGSARMLSGGMKRRLMIARALMHRPKLLILDEPTAGVDIELRRSMWDYMRRINRDEGTTIILTTHYLEEAESLCRHIGIINLGEIVRDTSVRELLAELDTETFLLDLAEPLSHVPKIDGFEVKRVDDTQLSVMVHRGQRLNDVFDVLGREGVQVVSMRNRANRLEEMFVSMVEKGNAQQAQADNRELRG